In Vicia villosa cultivar HV-30 ecotype Madison, WI linkage group LG7, Vvil1.0, whole genome shotgun sequence, the DNA window ACCAGCCTTGGCATAAATATTCGATAACAAAACATAGTAACCAGATTGCTCGGGAGCTAGTTGAAGTAGGTTGTCAGCTGCTAAAAGTCCAATATCCATGTTTAAATATACCCTGCAAGAGCTAAGAAGTGTCCCCCAAACTCTTTCATTTGGCTCAATTGGCatttgtttgataaaattatAGGCCTCATCTACACAGCCGGCACGTCCTAATAGATCAACCAGACAAGCATAGTGTTCGATTCTTGGTGTTATTCTAAAATCATCTCTCATCTGTTTGAAGTAAAACTTCCCTTCATCCAATAATCCTGAATGGCTACAAGCCGAGAGAATTGCGACGAATGCAATAGAATCTGGAGTTTGGCCTGAATTTAGCATTTCTGTGAAGAGTTCCACAGCATTACACCCTTGACCAGTCATACCATAAGAAGATATCAATGAAGTCCATGATGCAACATCACGGAATTTCATTCTGTCAAACACTCTTTTTGCATCTTCCAAACATCCACACCTTGCGTACATGTCGATCAAAGAATTCTCCAGTAGCAAATTTGGACGTAATTTCTTCCTCTCAACATACTCATGAATCCTCCTTCCTAACAACAATGCCGAAAGATCCCCACATGCCGGAAGAACACTAGCACATGTGATTGCATCCGGTTCCACTCCACTTTTCTCCATTCGCAAATACAAATCCACAGCATTTCCAGGCATGGAATTTTTCATATAAACTCTTATCATCACATTCCACGATACCAAATTCTTCCTCTCCAAATTCACAAaaatcttctcaacatacaaaaCATTCTCCAGCGAAGTGTTAGCTACAGCCGGCATAAGACTAGCCATCGTACCTCCATCCGGTCTCTGTCCCAAATCCTCCATTTCCCTACAAATCTCCAACGCATCATCAAATCGTTCATTCTGTGCATACCCCGCAACCATCGAGTTCCACGAAACAACATCCCTACAAAACATCTCATCAAACACACGTCGCGCCTCAACCAAACACCCACATTTCCCATACATAGCAATAAGACCATTCCCAACAAACAAATTCAAATCCATCCGAACCTTCAAAACAGCTCCATGAATCAACAACCCGTAGCTCAAATTCTCCGAGCAAGAGCAAGCCTTAAGAACACAAGGGTAAGTATAATTATCAGGCCTAAACCCTCCATTAACCATGTCCTTAAAAACAAACAGCCCATCATTGTACTGGTGGTTATTCACGTAACTTCTAATCATGACATTGTAGAAAATAACATTCCTCtcagacatttcatcaaacaccttgcgTGTCAACGCGGGTTCTCCACAAGCGGCATATGCTCTCATGAGTTTGATTCCTAGAGATggattttggtgtgaattgagATGGAAAATCTTGGAGTGGAGATTTTTCAAGGTTTTGATGTCTGGATTTTGGTCTAGTGTTTTTGCTAGAAGTTCCAAAGGAAGAAGTGGGTTTTGTAGGGGTGTTATTGATTTGTGGAATGAAGAAACTAATGCTTGTAATTCTGAAAAGTGGTGAGATAGCTTGTGAAAAGGTAACATTTCATAAGAGAGAGGGAACTTGAGAAGCTCTGCTGGCAAGATATAGAATGGGCATATGGCGCGGTTCAGATGAAAATTTATGTTTAAGTCACCAAGCTGACGGATGCGCGGTGATTGTCTCGTCACTGGTCCATGCAGAGTAACTTGATGCTGTTCGCCGAAGGTATGGAAGAGAGTGGTCGAGGAAGGGAAATGGATTGTATAACTTAGCACGGGAAAGGCAATGTGACCCTTACTTGTTCTAATAACTcgttcgtcatgctttattaggaacgattaacaaattatcaaaatacatcaTCGACACAGTGGCATGTCATTCAATGGTATCGTAAGACATCACCAAAACATAAATCAAACGATACATAATCCAAAACAGtaaaatagagtatcataagtAACTCTTAAGTCTATCGTTCCCCAATGTTACAAATCAGAGGATGACTCGACACagactacggactagcctatgagctatcctcacaaaatcaagatgccgctactccttaatctgaaaatgtcaacatgtaagggtgagtctcattcaaaattaataagtattatacagtcataagtaataaaacatcatagcattatcattcacccaaccacaacatgtattcagattttATAACAACTGATCACACACCAAAATCAAACACATCACCAAGTATAATATACAATCATTTGATCATACTatattatcatgcacatgaatgactaacactatgcatgtggtaccatacatgggctaaacccatccaactgatctttcatcatcaagatacagtccaaccggcacaaatttcgca includes these proteins:
- the LOC131620509 gene encoding putative pentatricopeptide repeat-containing protein At3g49142, with protein sequence MLPFHKLSHHFSELQALVSSFHKSITPLQNPLLPLELLAKTLDQNPDIKTLKNLHSKIFHLNSHQNPSLGIKLMRAYAACGEPALTRKVFDEMSERNVIFYNVMIRSYVNNHQYNDGLFVFKDMVNGGFRPDNYTYPCVLKACSCSENLSYGLLIHGAVLKVRMDLNLFVGNGLIAMYGKCGCLVEARRVFDEMFCRDVVSWNSMVAGYAQNERFDDALEICREMEDLGQRPDGGTMASLMPAVANTSLENVLYVEKIFVNLERKNLVSWNVMIRVYMKNSMPGNAVDLYLRMEKSGVEPDAITCASVLPACGDLSALLLGRRIHEYVERKKLRPNLLLENSLIDMYARCGCLEDAKRVFDRMKFRDVASWTSLISSYGMTGQGCNAVELFTEMLNSGQTPDSIAFVAILSACSHSGLLDEGKFYFKQMRDDFRITPRIEHYACLVDLLGRAGCVDEAYNFIKQMPIEPNERVWGTLLSSCRVYLNMDIGLLAADNLLQLAPEQSGYYVLLSNIYAKAGRWKEVTEIRSVMKRRKIRKTPGISNVELNNQVHTFLAGDTSHPQSKEIYEELSVLVGKMKELGYVPETDSALHDVEEEDKEGHLAVHSEKLAIVFALLNTQEYQIRITKNLRVCGDCHIAAKLISKIVKREIVVRDTNRFHHFKDGLCSCGDYW